The Actinomycetota bacterium region GCCGTAGGCGAACGACTTGCCAACGTGGCCACCCACCCAGTCGCCGGAGTCCGACAGTGCCTTGAGCACCTGCACCTCGCCGCCCAGCGAGCACTTGCCCACGCCGTCCTGGGCACCCCCGGATACCCGGATGCGCACGCCCTCCACGTTGAAGGCCGCGAGGCCCGATCCCGTGGCCGCGCCGTCGGTGAACTGCAGGTCCACCAGGGTGCCCGCGTGACCCTCGGGGGCCGTCCGCGCCACCTGGGCGGTGAGCTCCTGCGGGGTGTGCAGACCGGTGCGGGCACGTGCGATGACCCCGGCCAGGTCGGTGCCCAGGTTGCGGTCGCGGGCCGTGAGCTCGCTTTCCTCCACGGCCAGCACGGTGGCGGCCTCCAGGGCCTCCTGCGCGGCGTCGGGCGCGCGGTGCGGCGGCGGCGGGGTGAACGGGCGGAAGTACCGCTCGCCATCCTCCGGCGACCCGATGACGCGCTCCCGGGTCGGGGTGAGCAGGCCGCCCAAGTCCATCTCGGAGTGGTGCGTGATCTGGGCCAGGCGGTCGGCGTGGCCAACGAGGTCCTGGATGTTGTCCACGCCCATCTCGCCGGCGATGCGCCGCAGCGCCTCGCCCATCTCGGTGAAGTACCGCATGAGGGCCTCCACCGCGGGCTCGTACTCGCGCGGCACGAAGCGCTTGAGGCCGCGATGCTCGGCTTCCTCCTCGTCGAGCTGCGTCGCGATGCCGACGTGGCAGGTGTCCAACTGGCAACCGCGGCAGATCGTGCAGCCGATGGCCACCATCGCGGCGGTGCCGTAGCCGAGCCGGTTGGCGCCCAGGCAGATGAGCTTGATGGCGTCCGCCGCGGTGCGCAGGCCACCGTCGGCCCAGATCTCCACCCGGTCGCGGATGCCCGCCTCCACCAGCGCGTGGTGGGCCAGCACGGTGCCGATCTCGCAGGGCAGGCCGGCGCGGCGAAGCGCGTGCAGGCGCGCGGCGCCGGTGCCGCCGTCGAAGCCCGACAGCGTGAGCACATCGGCGCCGGCCTTGGCGATGCCCACGGCGATGGTTCCCACCCCGGGCACCACCGGCACCTTCACGATCACCTTCGCGTACGGGTTCGCCGTCTTCAGCTCGTCGATGAGCTGGGCGAGATCTTCGATGGAGTAGAGGTCGTGGTTGTTCGACGGGCTGATTAGGTCGGACCCCACGGTGGCGTTGCGCGCCGCCGCGATGGCCTCGGTCACCTTCGAGCCGGGCAGGTGGCCGCCCTCGCCGGGCTTGGCGCCCTGGCCGATCTTGATCTCGATCCACTCGCAGGCGTTCATGAGAAGTGACGACACGCCGAAGCGGCCGGAGGCGATCTGCACGCCGCGGTTCCTCGGATATTTGCCGTACATGTCGCGGATCTCGCCGCCCTCGCCGTTCATGCACAGCATGTCGGCGCGGTACGCCGCCTCCGCATAGGCGCGGAAGGGCGTCTCGCCCTGGCTGCCGAACGACATGGACGAGATCACGAAGGGCAGGTCCTGGTCGCCCACGCGGCTCGACACCCGGTCGGCCGGAAGCCGCTCGTCCTCGGGCGCCAGCTGGATTCCGATCGCGTGGCGCAGGGCCACGGGCTGCTCGTCCTCGAGCGCCTGGCAGGTCTCGGCGAACTCGTCGTAGCCGCGCTCGCTGGTGGCCACGCGGGCGAGCGCCTTCCACACCTTGGGGTACATGCGCGGCAACTTGACCTTGCCCGCGCCGTCCTCGCCGGCGCGGATCTGCCGGCCCTGCTCGGCCAGCACGTCGAGGCGCGCGAAGTCGAGCCCACGGCCCTCCGATGCGCAGAAGCCGGGGATGCCCAGCAGGTCGAGCACCTCGGGCGCGATGCCGATTGCCGATACCAGGCGGCCGTAGCCGCGGATCTCATGGATGCCAAGCGTCGAGAGCACCTTCTCCATGCCCTTCTGGAGCCCCTCGAGCAGGCGGCCGGCGGCGGCCTCGGGCTCGGGCGAGCCGTCAACGGCCTGCTCCACCATGGCGTAGGGGCACAGCGCATCGGCGCCGAAGCCCACGGCCACCATGACGTCGTGCACGTTGCGGATGCCCACGGCCTTCAGCACGATGCTCACCCGGCGTCGCAGGGCGACGCCCTCGTCGTCGTGCGCCTCGCGCAGCGCCTTGTCGACGGCGGCCACGGCGAGGTGCGGGTCCATCACGCGCTGTTGCGGGGTGGCAAGGCGGTCCTCCAGCACGAGGATCTCGGCGCCCGCGGCGACGGCGTCCACGGCCATCTCGCGCAGGCGGTCCGCGTGATCGCGCGTGGTGCCGTCGGCGGGGAAGTAAAGGGGAAGCCGCGCGTAGCGGTCAGCCCATGCGACCATGACATCCTCCATCATGGCTACGCCCTGGCCGGCGGCCACGCGGCGCAGTTCGGGCAGGCTCACGTGCACGCACGGGCGCATGGCGCCGAGGATGATGGGCATGCGCAGCTCGCAGCGCTGCGGCGGGACGGGCTCCAGGCCCGCGATCGGCGGGCGACGGCCCAGCACCACGCGCGTGGAGAAATGCTCCACCTCGCGCTCGCGGTCAATCGCCGGGTTGGTGACCACGGCCACGGTCTCCTGCAGGTAGTCCGACACCGGGAGCGCCACGGGCGAGAGCGGTCCGAGGGGGCCATCCCATCCGAGCGACCCGATGGGCTCGGCGCCACGGTCGGCGTGGAACTGCACCTGCTGCTTGTCGCCGTCGATCCAGCCGGCAGAGGCCAGCAGGTCGTCGAGCGGCACGTCGTCGTCGCCGGCGGGCGGCATCAGGTCGGCGCCGTCGCCCACGGGCTCGAGGCCGCCGGCGAGGCGGGCGCGGGCCTCGGCGTGGGGCAGGCCGCCACGGGCGCAGGCGCGCGCCAGCACCTCGCGCTGCACCTCGGGGTACGACAGCACCTGCGGCACGCCGTCGTCGCCGCTGATGAGCGCGATCTTCTCGCCGGGGGCGAGCGGGCGCGGATCGGCCGTGAGCTCGTGCACGGGGATGATCCCCGGCTCCGACGACGCCACGTAGATGTCGGCGGTCTCCACCCACCAGAGCGGGCGCAGGCCGAGCGCGTCCACCGAGAACACCATCTCGTCATACGCACGGGCGGCCAGGGCCACCGGGCCCTGGGCGTACGGGCCCCAGGCCTCGCGGTAATGCACGTAGAGGTCCTGCAGGTCGGTGGGAAGGCGGTGCACCTCGCCGAGGATCGGCGGCAGCGCGAACTCCACGGCCTCGATCAGCGAGAGGCCCTTTTCGAAGATGAGCCCCTCGAGCAGGCGGTTGAGGTCCTGCGAGTCGGATCCGTCGCGCGTGATGGGAAGCCCCAACTGGCCGCACTGCTCGCGCAGCTGCGCGATGGTGTTGATCTCGCCGTTGTGGCCGAGGATCGCGAATGGCTGCACGCGGCTGAAGGTCGGGTAGGTGTTGGTGGAGTAGCGGTTGTGCGCGATGACGCGCGACGACCCGAACGCCGGGTCGGCAAGCTCCGGGTAGAACGCCGGGAGCACCATGGGCTGGCCCAGCACCTTGTAGACGCAGTCGTTTGCCGAGAACGAGGCCACGTGGCACGTGAGGTCGCGCTCGATGGCCACCATCGCGCGATAGCACTCGCGCGATGCGGTGGCGGCGTCGCCGGCCAGCAGCGCCAGCTGCCAGAACACCGGCGGGTTCTCGGCGGCGCGCGGGCCCAGGGCCGAGTGGTCGATCTCGCCCTCGCGGCTGATCAGCACCTCGAAGCCGTGCAGGCGGGCGATGTCGACGAGGCGGGGGAGCTCCTCGTCGGCCTCGGATGAGCCCTCGAAGAACACGTGCGCCACCACGAAGCGGGGGTCGTCGGCAGCTGCGGGGTCGAGGCCCTCGGTTGCGAGGCGCGAGGCCCACACGGCGCGAGGGATGTCCACCTGCAGCCCCGACCCATCGCCTTCGCCGTCAACGCTGCCGGCGCGGTGCACCATCATGTCGAGCCCCAGGAGCGCGCGATCGACGATGGCGCGGCTCGGCCTGCCGTCACGGGTGGCGAAGGCCGCGAGCGCGCAGGCGTCGTGCTCCTTCAGCTCCGGGAGGCCCGGGGGAGGGGTGGTTGCGAATGGCGCAGGCGTCGTCGTCACGTGCTGCCTCTCAGGTCAAGTGGGTACGACCGCGCGGGACCGGCCGCGGTCGGGCCAAGTGGGTAGTGAAGCCGCCCGGAACCCCCCTGTCAACGGGCGACATGACCCGTCCTCAGGGTACCGAACGCCCCATGGCCATGGGGAAAGCGGGATACCATGGCGCCAAGTGGCAAACCAGACCACCGATACCGCTGCCGCAGAGCCCCGATGCCGCTGGCATCCGGAGCGCGGGACCCTCATCTCGTGCTCCACCTGCGACACGCCGATCTGCCCCGATTGCGCCCGCACGGCGGCCGTGGGCATCAAGTGCCCCGAATGCGCGGGCGGGACCCGTCCGGGGTCGGTCACCAGTCGCGTCAGGGGGCTCGACCTGGCACTGCGCACAGGCGGCGCGCCCCTGACGGTGGGCATCATCGCGCTGTGCGTGGCCATCGCGGTCATCGGGCTCGCGCAGGGCGTCACCATCTCGGCCGCCAACGCAGGCATCGCCGTGGACCTCGGCCTGTTCGGCCCCTTCGTGGCCGAGGGGCAGTGGTACCGCATCATCACCTCGGCATTCGTGCATGCCGGGCTCATCCACCTGCTGTTCAACCTGATCGTGCTGTGGTGGCTGGGCGGGGCGCTTGAGCGCTATGCCGGCTCGCTGCGGTTCGGCGCCATCTATCTGGCCAGCATCATCTGGGGGGCCGCGGGCGCGCTGCTGTTCGCCCCCGACGCGCTCACCGTGGGCGCATCGGGCGGCATCTACGGCCTCATGGCCGCGCTGCTGGTGCTCGAGCGCCAGCAGGGAATCGCCCTGCTGGGGTCGAGCGTGGGCATCTTCCTACTGCTGAACCTCGCCATCACCTTCATCATCCCGGGCATCTCGATCGGCGGGCACCTGGGTGGGCTGGCGGGGGGCTTCCTCGCCGCGCTGGCCCTGTCGGCCCTCGGGCGCGGCCACATGGCCTACGGGCGCATGGCCCCGGCGGTGATCGGCGGCATGGTGGCGGTGCTCGTGGGCGGGTTCGCCATCGCCGTCGTGGTGGCGTAGGGCCCCGGGGGCCGGCGGGGCCCGGGGCTAGGCGGGCTCGAGCAGGCGGTGCGCCTGCTCGATGAGCGCGGCCGTGAGCGCCACCGCGGCATCGATGTCATCGGGGTGGCAGGCCTCAACGCTCGTGTGCACGTAGCGGGTGGGGATGGAGATGCAGCCCGCGATCGATCCCTGCCCTGAGAGCTGAAGGCTGGCGGTGTCGGTGCCGCCCTTGTTCGACACGTGCAGCTGGTGGGGGACATCACGCTCCTCGGCCAGCGCGATGAGCAGGTCGACCATTCCACGATGGCCGATGGCGCTGGCGTCCATCACGCGGATCGCGGCGCCCTCGCCCAGGCGCGTGGACGGTCCCTCCTTGGGGGTGCCGGGACCATCGTCGGCCGGGCAGGTGTCGATGGCCACCGCGATGTCGGGGGCGATGCGATGGGCCGCCGTGCGCGCGCCGCGAAGCCCGACCTCCTCCTGCGCGGTGGCCGTGGCGTGCACCTCCATGTGCGACGGCCCGGCCGTGCGCAGCCCCTCAAGCATCACGTACACGCCCACGCGGTCGTCCAGCGCCTTGCCCGTGACCAGTTCGCCCAGCTCGGCCAGGTCGCGCACGCGGGTCGCCACGTCACCCTTTCGCACGAGTTCCTGCGCGCGCTCGGCGGGCAGGCCGAGGTCGATCGTGAGGTCCTCCATCTTGGGGGCCTTGCTGCGAGCGGCCTCATCGAGCAGGTGCACCGGCGTGGTACCGACGATCCCCAGCACGTCCTCACGGCCATGGATGAGCACCCGCTGTCCCACGAGCGTGCGGGGGTCCCAGCCGCCGAGCGGGATGAACTTCACGTAGCCGCGTTCGTCCACGTGGGTGACCATGAGGCCGATCTCGTCCATGTGCGCCGCGAGCATCAGGCGTCCGGCGGCCTCGCCGTCGGGTTCGCGCACGCCGTCGATGCAGCCCATCGCGAGGTCGTCCACGCGGTCGGCGGTGGCCGCGAGCCGGGCCCGGACGATGTCGCGCACGCGGTCCTCGGCCCCCGGGGGCCCCGAGGCCTCGCAGAGCCCGCGCAGCAGCGGCAGGTCCATCACGCGTCGCGCGTCAGGTGCGGGCGCCGGCCGGCCCGTCCCTGAATGGGTCGGTGATGGCCCAAAGGGCGAGGTTGGCGGCCACGAGGGTGATGGTGCCGGGGATCAGCCAGATGCCGCCGCATGCCAGGAACCCGCCGCAGCCACCGACGTACATCAGCGTGCTGCCGAGCGCCGGCGAGCGGCGCACCACGAGGGCGCCACCCACGGTGATGAGCGCCATGAGGAACGCCACCGCGCCTGCCCAGCCCCCCGAGTGGTACCCGAGCGTGTAGAAGATCCCGCCCATCGAGGAGGCCTCCACGGCCACGAACGACGCGAGCACGCTGAGCAATGCGCCGATGCCCCCGAGCACGGCGCACACTGGGCGAAGGCGCTCCTGCAGGCTGGGCTGATGGTCGTCGCTCATGCGCACTCCAGCACGAGCTTGCCGAAGTGCAGGCCGGCCTCTTCGCGCTCATGCGCGGCGGCGGCGTCGGCAAGGGGCCGCACGCTGTCGATCACCGGCACCCACGACTGGGCGTCCACGGCCGCGAGCAGCTGGGCGAACTCCGCCGGGCTGCCCATGGTGGTGCCGAGCACTCCGACCTGCCCGAGGGTGACGGGGCGCACCATCATCTCCACCTTCGCGCCGCCGGTGCCTCCGAACACCACCACGCGGCCGCCCGGCGCGCAGGAGTCCACGCTGCCGGCCCAGGTGGAGCCCACCGAGTCGATCACCACGTCCACGCCGCCGCCGTTGGCGTCCTTCACCGCTGCCGGCCAGTCATCGCCCGCGGTCGCGTAGTTCACGCCCGCATCGGCGCCCAGCGCCGCGGCACTGGCCAGCTTGTCGTCCGATGACGAGGTGACCACTACCTTGCACCCCGCGGCCTTCGCCAGGTGCAGTGCGAAGGTGGCCACGCCGCCGCCGATTCCGATGACCAGCACGGCCTCGCCGGGCTGCACCCGCGCGCGGCTGAACAGCGCGCGCCAGGCGGTGAGCCCCGCCAGGGGAAGCGCTGCGGCCTCGTGCCATGACAGCCGCCCGGGCTTGGGGTAGACGTTCTCGGCCGCGATGACGATCTGCTGGGCGTAGGTGCCCTGGTCGGGGCCGCCGAGGATGCGGAAGCGCCGGCCGGGCGCGCGCTGATCATCTCCCCATGCGAGGGACGGCAGGATGATGACCTCGTCGCCCTCGGCCACGCCGGATACGCCGGCGCCGACGGCGCTCACCACGCCGGCGCCGTCCGACCCCGGGGTAAGGGGGAGTGGCACCTTGGCCACGCCCTTGCGCACGAACACATCGCGGCGGTTGAGCGCCGCGGCCTTGAGCGACACCACGACCTCGCCGGTGCCGGGCTCCAGATCGGGGAGGTCCTCGAGCACCAGCACCTCGGGGCCACCGGGCTCGCTCATGCGAATCGCCCTCACCGCTGCTCCTTCGTCTATCTACCTGACGCAGGCAGGTTACCGGGCCGGCGCCGTGATCAGTCGGACGGCCGGGTGGCGGCCAGCATGGGCTGGATGCCCACGGCCACGCCATCACGCTGCCACGACACCGCGGTGCTGCCGGTGGCGCGGCCCAGCGGCTGCCCCGCGGAGACCGTGACGCCCGCGGTGATGCCGGGCTCGTACGAGGCCAGGGGGCCGAGCCCCACGCGGTCGCGGCCCGGGGCGTCCACCCAGAAGCCCACGCCCGCTGCGGCCGCGCGGCCCCTCGCGATGCGCAGCGTGCCGGACACCGGGGCCACCACCATGGCGCCGGGGGCCGAGGTGATGATCACCGGCCGAGAGCCCGCGGCCCGATAGGCGATGGGGGATCCCTTGGGGGCGGCGATGGGAAAGGCGAAGCCCTCGAGCACCGCCGCGCGGCCGGTGCGCGGGTCGGCACCGTCAGCCATGGTCGATCCGGCAGCGACGGGCGCCAGGCCGCCCCACACCACCACCACGCCGGGGCCGTCGGTCGGGGTGAGCGCGGGAATCACCTGGGGCTGGGTCATGGCGTAGCCGGCGGCGGGCGCGGCTGTGGCGCCGGCCGACGCGCACGTGGGCGCGGGGTCCTGCGCCGAGGCCTGGACCGGGCGGTAGGCATCACCGCCGAGCGTGGTGAAGAAGGCGCTCACCCCCGCGGGCCAGCCGCCGTTGAGGCCCTGCGGGTCGTTGCTCGCGCCC contains the following coding sequences:
- a CDS encoding rhomboid family intramembrane serine protease encodes the protein MSSPRSARSTMARLGLPSRVAKAASAQASCSFSSGRPGGGVVANGAGVVVTCCLSGQVGTTARDRPRSGQVGSEAARNPPVNGRHDPSSGYRTPHGHGESGIPWRQVANQTTDTAAAEPRCRWHPERGTLISCSTCDTPICPDCARTAAVGIKCPECAGGTRPGSVTSRVRGLDLALRTGGAPLTVGIIALCVAIAVIGLAQGVTISAANAGIAVDLGLFGPFVAEGQWYRIITSAFVHAGLIHLLFNLIVLWWLGGALERYAGSLRFGAIYLASIIWGAAGALLFAPDALTVGASGGIYGLMAALLVLERQQGIALLGSSVGIFLLLNLAITFIIPGISIGGHLGGLAGGFLAALALSALGRGHMAYGRMAPAVIGGMVAVLVGGFAIAVVVA
- a CDS encoding glutamate synthase; the protein is MTTTPAPFATTPPPGLPELKEHDACALAAFATRDGRPSRAIVDRALLGLDMMVHRAGSVDGEGDGSGLQVDIPRAVWASRLATEGLDPAAADDPRFVVAHVFFEGSSEADEELPRLVDIARLHGFEVLISREGEIDHSALGPRAAENPPVFWQLALLAGDAATASRECYRAMVAIERDLTCHVASFSANDCVYKVLGQPMVLPAFYPELADPAFGSSRVIAHNRYSTNTYPTFSRVQPFAILGHNGEINTIAQLREQCGQLGLPITRDGSDSQDLNRLLEGLIFEKGLSLIEAVEFALPPILGEVHRLPTDLQDLYVHYREAWGPYAQGPVALAARAYDEMVFSVDALGLRPLWWVETADIYVASSEPGIIPVHELTADPRPLAPGEKIALISGDDGVPQVLSYPEVQREVLARACARGGLPHAEARARLAGGLEPVGDGADLMPPAGDDDVPLDDLLASAGWIDGDKQQVQFHADRGAEPIGSLGWDGPLGPLSPVALPVSDYLQETVAVVTNPAIDREREVEHFSTRVVLGRRPPIAGLEPVPPQRCELRMPIILGAMRPCVHVSLPELRRVAAGQGVAMMEDVMVAWADRYARLPLYFPADGTTRDHADRLREMAVDAVAAGAEILVLEDRLATPQQRVMDPHLAVAAVDKALREAHDDEGVALRRRVSIVLKAVGIRNVHDVMVAVGFGADALCPYAMVEQAVDGSPEPEAAAGRLLEGLQKGMEKVLSTLGIHEIRGYGRLVSAIGIAPEVLDLLGIPGFCASEGRGLDFARLDVLAEQGRQIRAGEDGAGKVKLPRMYPKVWKALARVATSERGYDEFAETCQALEDEQPVALRHAIGIQLAPEDERLPADRVSSRVGDQDLPFVISSMSFGSQGETPFRAYAEAAYRADMLCMNGEGGEIRDMYGKYPRNRGVQIASGRFGVSSLLMNACEWIEIKIGQGAKPGEGGHLPGSKVTEAIAAARNATVGSDLISPSNNHDLYSIEDLAQLIDELKTANPYAKVIVKVPVVPGVGTIAVGIAKAGADVLTLSGFDGGTGAARLHALRRAGLPCEIGTVLAHHALVEAGIRDRVEIWADGGLRTAADAIKLICLGANRLGYGTAAMVAIGCTICRGCQLDTCHVGIATQLDEEEAEHRGLKRFVPREYEPAVEALMRYFTEMGEALRRIAGEMGVDNIQDLVGHADRLAQITHHSEMDLGGLLTPTRERVIGSPEDGERYFRPFTPPPPHRAPDAAQEALEAATVLAVEESELTARDRNLGTDLAGVIARARTGLHTPQELTAQVARTAPEGHAGTLVDLQFTDGAATGSGLAAFNVEGVRIRVSGGAQDGVGKCSLGGEVQVLKALSDSGDWVGGHVGKSFAYGAQRGLFLIQGAADARAGIRLSGADMVLGGEPDGPIDDRIGALGARANCKGFAFEYMTSGRAVVLGDPGPWLCSGMTGGVVYVRQEADWNLDEAAVRRRLSKAAKVSLVSFEAESEDAHNVSELLASYCAALAASGQDAEAARLAPLAESPEDHFLAIHPVTQQADPNVSTE
- a CDS encoding zinc-binding dehydrogenase, whose protein sequence is MRAIRMSEPGGPEVLVLEDLPDLEPGTGEVVVSLKAAALNRRDVFVRKGVAKVPLPLTPGSDGAGVVSAVGAGVSGVAEGDEVIILPSLAWGDDQRAPGRRFRILGGPDQGTYAQQIVIAAENVYPKPGRLSWHEAAALPLAGLTAWRALFSRARVQPGEAVLVIGIGGGVATFALHLAKAAGCKVVVTSSSDDKLASAAALGADAGVNYATAGDDWPAAVKDANGGGVDVVIDSVGSTWAGSVDSCAPGGRVVVFGGTGGAKVEMMVRPVTLGQVGVLGTTMGSPAEFAQLLAAVDAQSWVPVIDSVRPLADAAAAHEREEAGLHFGKLVLECA
- a CDS encoding M42 family metallopeptidase, yielding MMDLPLLRGLCEASGPPGAEDRVRDIVRARLAATADRVDDLAMGCIDGVREPDGEAAGRLMLAAHMDEIGLMVTHVDERGYVKFIPLGGWDPRTLVGQRVLIHGREDVLGIVGTTPVHLLDEAARSKAPKMEDLTIDLGLPAERAQELVRKGDVATRVRDLAELGELVTGKALDDRVGVYVMLEGLRTAGPSHMEVHATATAQEEVGLRGARTAAHRIAPDIAVAIDTCPADDGPGTPKEGPSTRLGEGAAIRVMDASAIGHRGMVDLLIALAEERDVPHQLHVSNKGGTDTASLQLSGQGSIAGCISIPTRYVHTSVEACHPDDIDAAVALTAALIEQAHRLLEPA